From Armatimonadota bacterium, the proteins below share one genomic window:
- a CDS encoding peptidylprolyl isomerase codes for SVERLLGELRASSAPSEEEVRAEYRLRPDRYREPEAAFFRQVVAVDRPSAEEAAKRIRAGESIEKVGEELGAGRTGFEKGAAELRMFRGNPDPREPVLFRLKPGEVSDPVEVPGGFAVVRLERRTPARQVPFEEVRDRIAEALHARKAQTAIRELVKGLRSRAKIERLPLPEEASTPPGSPVPSPRP; via the coding sequence CGTCGGTGGAGCGCCTGCTGGGTGAGCTAAGGGCAAGTTCGGCGCCTTCGGAGGAGGAAGTCCGGGCCGAGTACCGCCTCCGCCCGGACCGGTACCGGGAGCCTGAGGCGGCGTTCTTCCGGCAGGTGGTGGCCGTCGATCGTCCTTCGGCTGAGGAGGCGGCGAAGAGGATCCGGGCCGGTGAGTCCATCGAGAAAGTGGGGGAGGAGCTGGGCGCTGGCCGCACGGGGTTCGAGAAGGGTGCTGCGGAGCTGCGCATGTTCAGGGGGAACCCGGACCCAAGAGAGCCGGTGCTGTTCCGGCTGAAGCCAGGGGAGGTGAGCGATCCAGTGGAGGTGCCCGGGGGGTTTGCCGTGGTCCGGCTGGAGAGGAGGACGCCCGCGCGGCAGGTCCCCTTTGAGGAGGTCCGAGACCGGATCGCGGAGGCCCTGCACGCTCGGAAGGCCCAGACGGCCATCCGGGAGCTTGTGAAGGGGCTGCGGAGCCGGGCGAAGATCGAGCGGTTGCCGCTTCCAGAGGAGGCA